A window from Hemicordylus capensis ecotype Gifberg chromosome 2, rHemCap1.1.pri, whole genome shotgun sequence encodes these proteins:
- the BCDIN3D gene encoding RNA 5'-monophosphate methyltransferase: MVAGDRVPTKANECLSSGISSFPLSEGGKGKGAATAFTICLTPFPSRSLALVSPKMAAPMGEGCKALESADPSVLLPGGAAPYGNFPDYARFHPPEGRVRLLPAALLSQLFPGPRAEPLLGLDVGCNSGELSVALYRHLLGLKENQASPEHSMTGKDLSLLCCDIDAVLIERAKQHSPFPSSISYATLDIMDAKAREPLLSSYLSKFGRSTFDLCFCMSVTMWIHLNHGDSGLVKFLAFLASKCTYLLVEPQPWKCYRAAARRLRKLGRNDFDHFRSLAISGNMAEKISQILTQDCAMELMCCFGSTSWDRSLLLFKSNALSTCSD; the protein is encoded by the exons ATGGTAGCAGGGGACAGAGTCCCCACCAAAGCCAATGAATGCCTGAGCAGTGGCATCTCTTCATTTCCACTCTCTGagggtgggaaggggaaaggagctgCTACTGCCTTCACCATCTGCCTG ACTCCGTTTCCCAGCCGGTCTCTCGCTCTCGTCTCCCCCAAGATGGCGGCGCCCATGGGCGAGGGCTGCAAGGCACTTGAGAGCGCCGATCCCTCCGTTCTTCTCCCTGGCGGCGCCGCTCCATACGGGAATTTCCCCGACTATGCCCGCTTCCACCCGCCGGAGGGGCGCGTCCGTCTCCTGCCGGCCGCGCTGCTGAGCCAGCTGTTCCCAGGCCCGCGGGCAGAGCCGCTTTTGGGGCTGGACGTGGGGTGCAACTCCGGG gAGCTCAGTGTCGCCCTCTACAGGCACCTCCTTGGGCTAAAAGAGAACCAAGCCAGCCCTGAGCATTCCATGACTGGGAAGGATCTAAGCCTCCTCTGCTGTGACATTGATGCAGTACTGATTGAGAGAGCCAAGCAACACAGCCCCTTCCCCAGCTCCATTTCCTATGCCACCCTCGATATCATGGATGCCAAGGCAAGGGAGCCTCTGCTGAGCTCGTATCTGAGCAAGTTTGGCCGCTCTACTTTTGATCTTTGCTTCTGTATGTCTGTGACCATGTGGATCCACCTGAACCATGGGGACAGCGGTCTGGTGAAGTTCTTGGCCTTCCTTGCCTCCAAGTGTACGTACTTGCTTGTTGAGCCTCAGCCATGGAAATGCTACCGAGCAGCCGCCCGCCGCCTACGGAAGCTGGGCAGGAATGACTTTGACCACTTCCGATCACTCGCCATCAGCGGGAACATGGCGGAGAAAATAAGCCAGATCTTGACCCAAGACTGTGCAATGGAGCTGATGTGTTGCTTTGGAAGCACCAGCTGGGACAGGAGCCTCTTGCTTTTTAAATCAAACGCATTGAGCACCTGCAGTGATTAA